In Salvelinus alpinus chromosome 20, SLU_Salpinus.1, whole genome shotgun sequence, a genomic segment contains:
- the LOC139546456 gene encoding gap junction alpha-8 protein-like, producing MGDWSFLGNILEEVNEHSTVIGRVWLTVLFIFRILILGTAAEFVWGDEQSDYVCNTKQPGCENVCYDEAFPISHIRLWVLQIIFVSTPSLVYVGHAVHHVHMEEKRKEREEAELSRQQELSEERLPLAPDQGSVRTTKETSTKGSKKFRLEGTLLRTYICHIIFKTLFEVGFVVGQYFLYGFRILPLYKCSRWPCPNTVDCFVSRPTEKTVFIIFMLAVACVSLFLNFVEISHLSLKKIRFVFCKPAPGPAQGEGPSPLPSPGGVLKSLPPLAVPSFQRTKGYRLLEEETHPYPLAEACMEAGRLITMAPPFQCKEEKAEELGHMEDISKVYDGTLPSYVQTTEIGEETLPLHQEKEEQQEEEVEDEEEEVVKEVDVVDGVTEEDVVDGVAEEDVVDGVVEDGVVEKVVDGGVERKKEEEECEEEDAVEEVVENVGEVVEEEVVDGDGGPSTKVGMETMDTIEDTRPLSRLSKASSRARSDDLTV from the coding sequence ATGGGGGACTGGAGCTTTCTGGGTAATATTTTAGAGGAAGTGAATGAGCACTCAACGGTGATCGGCCGGGTGTGGCTCACGGTCCTCTTCATCTTTCGAATCCTCATCCTGGGTACGGCGGCAGAGTTTGTGTGGGGTGACGAGCAGTCGGACTATGTCTGTAACACGAAGCAGCCCGGTTGTGAGAACGTGTGTTACGACGAGGCCTTCCCCATCTCCCACATTCGCCTGTGGGTTCTGCAGATTATCTTCGTGTCCACGCCATCTCTGGTGTACGTAGGCCATGCCGTGCACCACGTCCACATGGAGGAGAAACGCAAAGAGCGTGAGGAAGCTGAGCTGAGTCGCCAGCAGGAGCTGAGTGAGGAGCGGCTGCCTCTAGCGCCCGACCAGGGCAGTGTGCGCACCACCAAGGAGACCAGCACCAAGGGCAGCAAGAAGTTCAGGCTGGAAGGCACCCTGCTGAGGACCTATATCTGCCACATAATCTTCAAGACGCTGTTTGAGGTGGGCTTCGTCGTGGGCCAGTACTTCCTGTACGGCTTCCGCATCCTGCCGCTGTACAAATGCAGCCGCTGGCCCTGCCCCAACACTGTGGACTGCTTCGTGTCGCGCCCCACAGAGAAGACTGTCTTCATCATATTCATGCTGGCCGTGGCCTGCGTCTCCCTCTTCCTCAACTTCGTGGAGATTAGTCACCTGAGCCTGAAGAAGATCCGCTTTGTCTTCTGCAAGCCAGCCCCGGGGCCAGCCCAGGGTGAGGGCCCAAGCCCCCTGCCCTCTCCAGGGGGGGTCCTCAAGAGCCTGCCCCCCCTGGCCGTGCCTTCCTTCCAGAGGACAAAAGGCTACAGGCTGCTGGAGGAGGAGACCCACCCCTACCCCCTGGCGGAGGCATGCATGGAGGCAGGGAGGCTAATCACTATGGCCCCGCCCTTTCAGTGCAAGGAGGAGAAAGCGGAGGAACTGGGGCACATGGAGGACATTTCGAAGGTGTACGATGGGACCTTGCCTTCCTACGTCCAGACCACAGAGATAGGGGAGgaaacactaccactacaccaAGAGAAGgaggagcagcaggaggaggaggtggaggatgaagaggaggaggtggtgaaggAGGTGGATGTGGTGGATGGAGTGACAGAAGAGGATGTGGTGGATGGAGTGGCAGAAGAGGATGTGGTGGATGGGGTGGTGGAGGATGGAGTGGTAGAGAAAGTGGTAGATGGGGGGGTGGAAaggaagaaagaggaagaggagtgtgaggaggaggatgcagtgGAGGAGGTTGTTGAGAATGtgggggaggtggtggaggaggaagtgGTGGATGGGGACGGGGGACCTTCAACCAAGGTGGGGATGGAGACGATGGATACGATAGAGGACACAAGACCACTGAGCAGATTGAGCAAAGCCAGCAGCAGGGCCAGGTCAGACGATCTCACCGTATGA